A genome region from Eremothecium gossypii ATCC 10895 chromosome VII, complete sequence includes the following:
- a CDS encoding 14-3-3 family protein BMH1 (Syntenic homolog of Saccharomyces cerevisiae YDR099W (BMH2) and YER177W (BMH1); 1-intron), protein MSLSREDSVYLAKLAEQAERYEEMVENMKAVASSGQELSVEERNLLSVAYKNVIGARRASWRIVSSIEQKEEAKEKSEYQVKLIRTYRSKIESELTKICDDILSVLDTHLIPSATTGESKVFYYKMKGDYHRYLAEFSSGDVREKATTSSLEAYKSASDIATTELPPTHPIRLGLALNFSVFYYEIQNSPDKACHLAKQAFDDAIAELDTLSEESYKDSTLIMQLLRDNLTLWTSDMSEAGQEEQPADAHE, encoded by the coding sequence ATGTCTTTAAGTCGCGAAGATTCCGTCTACTTGGCTAAGTTGGCTGAGCAAGCCGAACGCTATGAGGAGATGGTAGAGAATATGAAGGCGGTTGCGTCCTCTGGGCAGGAATTGTCGGTGGAGGAGAGAAACTTGTTGTCGGTGGCTTACAAGAACGTGATCGGTGCGCGCCGTGCGTCGTGGCGGATCGTTTCCTCGATCGAGCAGAAAGAGGAGGCCAAGGAGAAGTCGGAATACCAGGTGAAGTTGATCCGCACCTACCGCTCCAAGATTGAGTCAGAGTTGACCAAGATTTGCGACGACATCTTGTCCGTGTTGGACACGCATTTGATTCCGTCTGCGACGACTGGCGAGTCGAAGGTGTTCTACTACAAAATGAAGGGCGACTACCACAGGTATCTGGCTGAGTTCTCCTCGGGTGACGTGCGCGAGAAGGCCACCACGTCGTCTTTGGAGGCGTACAAGTCTGCCTCCGATATTGCTACGACTGAGTTGCCACCTACCCACCCGATCAGGTTGGGTCTAGCCTTGAACTTCTCTGTGTTCTACTACGAAATCCAGAACTCCCCAGACAAAGCCTGTCATTTGGCCAAGCAGGCGTTTGACGATGCCATTGCTGAACTAGATACTTTGTCGGAGGAATCTTACAAGGATAGCACTTTGATCATGCAATTGTTGAGAGATAACTTGACCTTGTGGACTTCCGATATGTCCGAGGCTGGTCAAGAGGAGCAGCCAGCTGATGCTCATGAATGA
- the PDA1 gene encoding pyruvate dehydrogenase (acetyl-transferring) subunit E1 alpha (Syntenic homolog of Saccharomyces cerevisiae YER178W (PDA1)) gives MLSSVRNPALAKVKTSLLRTLSTTGAVRAEAVESAGADEEVEIRLPETSFEGYMLDVPELTYKVTKGNLLQMYKDMIVVRRMEMACDALYKAKKIRGFCHLSVGQEAIAVGIENAITKRDTVITSYRCHGFTYMRGASVRAVLAELMGRRTGVSYGKGGSMHMYTDGFFGGNGIVGAQVPLGAGLAFAHQYKNEDVCAFALYGDGASNQGQVFEAFNMAKLWNLPAVFACENNKYGMGTAASRSSAMTEYFKRGQYIPGLKVNGMDILAVYQASKFAKHWCVSGKGPIVLEYETYRYGGHSMSDPGTTYRTRDEIQHMRSKNDPIAGLKMQLLDLGIASEEEIKAYDKAARKYVDEQVELADAAPAPEAKMSILFEDVYVPGTETPTLRGRINDDTWDFAKKGFAFRD, from the coding sequence ATGCTATCTTCAGTTAGAAACCCCGCATTAGCCAAGGTCAAGACTAGCTTGCTGCGGACGCTGTCCACCACTGGGGCCGTCCGGGCCGAGGCGGTAGAGAGTGCGGgcgcggacgaggaggTGGAGATCCGGTTGCCGGAGACGTCTTTCGAGGGCTACATGCTCGACGTGCCAGAGCTGACCTACAAGGTGACGAAGGGTAACCTGCTACAAATGTACAAGGACATGATTGTGGTGCGGAGAATGGAGATGGCATGTGATGCGCTGTACAAGGCTAAGAAGATCCGCGGGTTCTGCCACTTGTCTGTGGGCCAGGAGGCGATTGCGGTGGGTATTGAGAACGCGATCACGAAGCGTGACACGGTGATCACTTCTTACAGATGCCACGGCTTCACTTACATGCGTGGTGCGTCTGTCCGCGCAGTGCTTGCGGAGCTAATGGGCAGACGGACGGGTGTGTCTTACGGTAAGGGTGGTTCCATGCACATGTACACAGACGGCTTCTTCGGGGGTAACGGTATTGTTGGCGCACAGGTGCCACTTGGCGCCGGGTTGGCGTTTGCCCACCAGTACAAGAACGAGGATGTTTGTGCATTTGCGCTCTACGGTGATGGTGCGTCCAACCAGGGCCAAGTTTTCGAAGCGTTCAACATGGCTAAGTTGTGGAACCTACCTGCAGTCTTCGCATGTGAAAACAACAAATACGGTATGGGTACCGCTGCTTCCCGGTCTTCCGCGATGACTGAGTACTTCAAGCGTGGTCAGTATATCCCAGGTTTGAAGGTCAACGGTATGGACATCCTAGCTGTCTACCAAGCCTCCAAGTTTGCTAAGCACTGGTGTGTGTCCGGCAAGGGCCCTATCGTCCTTGAGTACGAGACTTACAGATATGGTGGTCACTCCATGTCTGACCCAGGTACCACTTACCGTACGAGAGACGAGATCCAGCACATGAGATCCAAGAACGACCCTATTGCGGGCCTAAAGATGCAGTTGTTGGATCTAGGCATTGCCAGCGAGGAGGAAATCAAGGCCTACGATAAGGCTGCCAGAAAATACGTTGACGAGCAGGTCGAGCTAGCAGACGCGGCCCCAGCTCCTGAAGCCAAGATGTCTATCTTGTTCGAGGACGTCTACGTTCCAGGTACTGAAACCCCAACTTTGAGAGGTAGAATCAACGACGACACCTGGGACTTCGCTAAGAAGGGCTTTGCTTTCAGAGATTAG
- the SPO71 gene encoding Spo71p (Syntenic homolog of Saccharomyces cerevisiae YDR104C (SPO71)) has product MELKWEQLKTIVLDEDEFINYYSNHIATMTGSSGNSREFRLKKLVIPRRSFTALQLSSASPNEISMSARSVLLGGIPELWYANQSKNVIKSMSKMVQNKTKGKLRHAYTIGQAPLRNARDRLSLRGKKYVMRSSEATRNLMNSNARERGSGSQIRRRLCARTSVSTNDSSAVSGETNLKLPVSQHGAHSLAPTSFSMTDNSTLNQGTINVSETSNLDTRVESGTIHPIPNVKFEMASSSLNSTSDIMSLLLRLKHTDSEQSSTCDSESVYCSAKEFLKITGECTTDRSLLNHDYISGQSIMTVEASHMRDADKSNIMSTGISKEKDEVPKGSGTSKIKFEITSEKQETQTIKSPEEELKVLKPEPERLPYSKKKLLSSCPSWDEPMNGTWGVAQRAKSLVIHEWNLVKAKEHELKNRYFNRFRTGEILMMEKMLVLVKSAVSVTHPPTTFSDVEPIDTRVYGHWKELIVLARATGDPDAPIFMQFLDRSGLPKIEKCSHSTKSMDFSLTESCSVGYYNCLDRTIYILKPDEKLETDLREGTVSAKCHRYKPLKIYILKCSTLWSSGKWLSFLRESIGLQIIPESIDIHLPQTRMTLTVALPPQALKEMKEQAHAEEAELKILQLKNGYKVITYPILRYMGIVIRNILTEAGYTDIVRNWERENSLMGFSWKRYDMLEWVLGDQIDALYGSFIANASQVLEYRPLTAYPRTVELEGGSCLIEPPPIEGFLALCSHRYRDGVNGSFNRRFIKLKYMFTCNGVLFYTRGTKAMPPLPAFNTPAVYNGSQPSPLLEDMVGYIPDIYEHNPYPLDQYQHIRWLTDDLTPAEFLEFDEFALKSAARKVSHILKAEGAIDLTQIESISTLDIEEACRITKSIKVWNGVNNLFWKTQSTVDDTSKSLIVVNMKNGSKMQLLAPSIAMAKEWIKRLTLLSEYWRERLHKDQEVMWTTKMANLKMLRIQEQNEFHILGNTPRWVNERGYASDAIYNVSSYTVLRPLIHQGILYQKPRKHSVFKKCFLTLVPGFIILYECFKRSMMGYSYKTVAYHHYMTVPLEECYIYSGNITSQDLLRREREFNSGNPGNRSLPRVYQDGWKSLEDEPYRCFTLWFGNRAISDYNVAGKHSDSDEVQDEIPESGTHTQPLTASGNFENQSDQKTGKRFRVSGKSMVFMARSRQDRDVWIYKIHCELERIKQGCNHKIKKQKPTV; this is encoded by the coding sequence ATGGAGCTGAAGTGGGAACAGCTCAAAACTATAGTATTAGATGAGGATGAATTCATCAACTACTACAGTAACCACATTGCTACTATGACCGGCTCTTCTGGGAACAGCAGAGAGTTCCGACTAAAAAAACTTGTCATACCAAGACGGTCTTTTACCGCATTGCAACTCTCCTCTGCTTCTCCAAATGAAATCTCGATGAGTGCGAGAAGTGTCTTGCTAGGAGGTATTCCGGAGCTGTGGTACGCTAATCAAAGCAAGAACGTCATCAAGTCTATGTCGAAGATGGTTCAGAATAAAACAAAAGGCAAGCTTCGTCATGCATACACAATTGGACAGGCGCCACTACGGAACGCGCGGGACAGATTATCGCTTCGGGGGAAGAAGTACGTGATGAGGTCTTCAGAAGCCACACGGAATTTGATGAATTCCAACGCCCGGGAGCGAGGATCAGGCAGTCAGATACGCCGTCGTCTCTGCGCTCGCACGTCTGTATCTACCAATGATTCCTCTGCCGTTTCTGGGGAAACAAACTTGAAGCTTCCTGTCTCCCAACATGGCGCACATAGCTTGGCTCCTACCAGCTTTTCCATGACAGACAATTCGACCCTTAACCAAGGCACCATAAATGTCTCGGAGACCTCCAACTTGGATACTCGGGTAGAGTCAGGTACCATACACCCTATCCCTAATGTGAAGTTTGAAATGGCCAGTTCGTCCTTAAATAGTACCTCAGACATAATGAGCCTCCTTCTACGACTGAAGCATACCGACTCGGAGCAATCATCGACTTGTGACTCTGAGTCCGTTTATTGCTCAGCGAAGGAATTCCTCAAAATCACAGGTGAGTGTACTACAGACCGATCGCTATTGAACCATGATTACATATCAGGGCAGTCCATAATGACAGTTGAAGCTTCTCACATGCGCGATGCAGATAAAAGTAACATTATGAGCACGGGTATATCAAAGGAAAAGGATGAAGTTCCTAAAGGAAGTGGAACCTCTAAAATCAAATTCGAGATTACCAGTGAAAAGCAAGAAACACAGACAATTAAATCACCAGAGGAGGAGCTAAAAGTCTTAAAACCAGAACCAGAAAGATTGCCATACTCTAAGAAGAAACTATTATCCTCTTGTCCTTCGTGGGATGAGCCTATGAACGGAACTTGGGGCGTAGCTCAGCGAGCGAAAAGCTTGGTTATCCATGAATGGAATTTAGTGAAGGCAAAGGAACACGAACTTAAAAATAGATATTTTAATCGTTTTAGAACCGGTGAAATTCTAATGATGGAGAAAATGTTGGTACTCGTGAAATCTGCCGTATCCGTTACTCATCCTCCCACCACGTTTTCTGATGTGGAACCAATTGACACACGGGTTTATGGCCACTGGAAGGAGCTTATTGTTTTGGCGAGAGCGACAGGTGATCCAGATGCTCCAATTTTTATGCAGTTTCTCGATCGTAGCGGGCTTCCGAAAATAGAGAAGTGCAGTCATTCCACTAAGTCTATGGATTTTTCCTTAACCGAGTCCTGTTCTGTCGGGTACTATAATTGCTTGGACAGGACTATCTATATTTTGAAGCCAGACGAGAAATTGGAAACCGATTTGAGAGAGGGAACCGTCAGCGCAAAATGTCACAGGTATAAGCCCCTCAAGATATATATTCTAAAATGCAGCACACTATGGTCATCTGGGAAATGGTTATCTTTTTTGCGTGAATCAATTGGTCTTCAGATTATTCCTGAATCCATTGATATTCATCTTCCGCAAACAAGAATGACTTTAACTGTTGCGCTACCTCCACAAGCACTAAAGGAGATGAAAGAGCAGGCGCAcgctgaagaagctgaaTTGAAGATATTGCAATTGAAAAATGGATATAAAGTCATTACATACCCTATTTTACGTTACATGGGCATTGTCATAAGGAATATATTGACGGAAGCCGGATACACAGATATTGTACGAAACTGGGAGAGAGAGAATTCATTAATGGGATTCAGTTGGAAACGATATGATATGCTTGAATGGGTCCTAGGTGATCAAATTGATGCATTATATGGCTCATTTATAGCAAATGCTTCCCAAGTGTTGGAATATAGACCTCTCACAGCTTATCCGAGAACAGTGGAGTTAGAAGGGGGATCTTGTTTGATTGAACCTCCGCCAATTGAGGGATTTCTTGCACTTTGTTCGCATAGATACAGAGATGGGGTGAATGGCTCGTTCAATCGACGCTTCATAAAGTTAAAGTACATGTTCACATGTAATGGAGTTTTATTCTATACACGTGGAACGAAGGCGATGCCTCCTTTACCAGCCTTCAATACACCTGCCGTCTACAATGGTTCGCAGCCATCTCCTCTCTTGGAAGATATGGTGGGGTATATCCCAGATATATATGAGCATAACCCTTACCCGTTAGATCAGTACCAACATATTAGATGGCTAACAGATGACCTAACGCCAGCAGAGTTTCTGGAGTTTGACGAATTTGCTTTGAAGTCTGCTGCAAGAAAGGTTTCACATATACTCAAAGCGGAGGGTGCAATTGATCTTACCCAGATAGAATCCATTTCAACTTTGGATATTGAGGAAGCCTGTCGAATTACAAAGTCAATTAAAGTATGGAATGGCGTTAATAACCTCTTTTGGAAGACACAGTCGACAGTTGATGACACTTCGAAGTCACTCATCGTGGTAAACATGAAAAATGGCTCTAAAATGCAATTGCTAGCACCGAGTATAGCCATGGCAAAAGAATGGATTAAAAGATTAACACTATTATCTGAATACTGGAGAGAGAGATTGCACAAGGATCAAGAGGTCATGTGGACGACAAAAATGGCAAACTTAAAAATGTTAAGAATTCAGGAGCAGAATGAATTCCATATTTTAGGCAACACCCCTAGGTGGGTAAACGAACGTGGTTATGCTAGTGATGCCATATACAACGTTAGTTCATATACAGTTTTGCGGCCCTTGATTCATCAGGGCATCTTATACCAGAAGCCGCGCAAACATTCCGTCTTCAAAAAGTGCTTTCTTACTCTAGTCCCCGGTTTTATCATCCTTTATGAGTGTTTTAAAAGATCCATGATGGGTTATTCTTATAAAACAGTGGCTTATCACCATTATATGACTGTTCCGCTCGAAGAATGCTACATATATTCAGGTAATATTACTTCGCAAGACTTACTAAGGAGAGAACGTGAATTTAATAGTGGTAATCCTGGTAATAGGTCATTGCCCAGAGTTTATCAAGATGGCTGGAAATCTCTCGAAGATGAACCATATAGGTGTTTTACACTATGGTTTGGCAACAGGGCTATATCGGATTATAATGTGGCGGGGAAGCATTCTGACTCTGATGAGGTTCAGGACGAAATTCCAGAATCAGGAACCCATACCCAACCATTAACGGCATCCGGTAACTTTGAAAATCAAAGTGATCAAAAAACTGGTAAAAGATTTAGAGTCTCAGGAAAATCCATGGTTTTTATGGCGAGGTCAAGGCAAGATCGAGATGTTTGGATTTATAAAATCCATTGCGAATTGGAAAGGATAAAGCAAGGATGCAATCACAAGATAAAGAAGCAGAAGCCCACGGTCTAA
- the STE5 gene encoding Ste5p (Syntenic homolog of Saccharomyces cerevisiae YDR103W (STE5)): MVVRPDISLPLNSLGPAMDFNPPVTPSTDKPPSSSESSPLVNATPRSGRRWTERLVPKRKRVLHSPEQIRSATQERRPVSALVSPVTDFPLRSTSITTPPRFQNDIGFLSTQRQNAPVMSPMPFMGELTAESFLSPKKSIVNARCCLCDEPVSTRSNGERIITLECDHSCHEDCLLVFLEENSSDASKKPNEEDDIYAVFPACKACEYSSGVNKCIPKDDTLRDKLISQYLIKRTKPVLRSHIPRVPPIEIPPTKPARPFGLQNPKRSVQRPTPLALTSLTLLSPPRKRNGSVTSSISSLASSVQLKGGDPSAEASTRYLALLRSYFVQSLFVNYPDWEVDSSFGLLRLVDSFTCSRENDPEGYQDSVLYLFEHRLVAGIPVTKPKHTMVGVKFSSIWDYDISSFRVDTLQSSVLKLTFDNDTIYISEGVSSNTTKVLEKWISALLNIEMPVNSTNFTSTLPLPDLDDESVGSIRRSDIMVRATDVNDSVIVRRGLYTHEKSLTRNAESTMMRASINSILSLKRRHPDELCLFFQIDTAKVQAVDYKILANTCKAILWKFNTAKVALADSNGGIVTMSLLKDFIPIFSSIDHILRRHETRRKLSPNLVYRHFYGKERLKNVGVCIISNSAMQYGKSLLLMDYSAFCNIGKKRPNELKVKVGYLNTDYSDQVFELVETGGWGDVLEVVCYSFNMAFGQDDYSDDDETEDYITEDDITDSDSIHDQQPTFPIAKNSIDTPIIADASYLLDSDRESIIDPDQSGSVRSLQLQAYSASGSRNSPTSGYLGISTHHPLSASGAWSSLITDLDNALNEVVANTPSPAVSSNNSGEYSYL, translated from the coding sequence ATGGTGGTACGACCAGATATATCACTGCCTTTGAACAGTCTCGGGCCCGCAATGGATTTTAATCCTCCAGTGACACCCTCCACTGACAAACCGCCGAGTTCAAGTGAATCGTCTCCGCTAGTGAATGCTACTCCACGTAGTGGCCGGCGTTGGACAGAAAGACTGGTACCGAAGAGAAAGCGAGTGCTTCATAGCCCTGAACAGATAAGGTCTGCAACACAAGAGCGAAGGCCAGTCAGTGCACTTGTATCTCCTGTTACGGACTTTCCGCTGCGCTCAACTTCTATCACTACCCCGCCGCGGTTCCAGAACGATATTGGGTTCCTGAGCACTCAGCGCCAGAATGCTCCCGTGATGTCACCGATGCCATTTATGGGCGAGCTGACGGCAGAGAGCTTTCTATCTCCTAAAAAGTCCATTGTCAATGCACGATGCTGTTTGTGCGATGAACCTGTCTCAACAAGGTCCAACGGAGAGCGTATAATAACGTTGGAGTGCGATCACTCTTGCCATGAAGACTGTCTGCTAGTATTCCTCGAAGAAAACTCTTCTGATGCGTCAAAAAAGCCTAACGAAGAGGACGATATCTATGCCGTATTCCCGGCATGCAAAGCGTGTGAGTACTCATCTGGGGTAAACAAATGCATTCCGAAGGATGATACCTTGCGTGATAAACTAATCTCTCAATATCTCATTAAACGCACAAAACCGGTCCTTCGGAGCCACATTCCACGTGTACCCCCAATCGAAATACCACCAACGAAGCCTGCACGCCCATTTGGTTTACAGAATCCCAAGCGATCAGTTCAAAGGCCAACTCCATTAGCACTTACTTCATTGACCCTTCTATCTCCGCCACGCAAACGTAATGGAAGTGTTACATCTTCGATATCTTCACTTGCTTCGTCAGTTCAACTAAAAGGTGGCGATCCTTCTGCCGAAGCATCAACTCGGTATTTGGCATTATTGCGCTCTTATTTTGTACAATCCTTATTTGTAAACTATCCCGACTGGGAGGTGGACTCATCCTTTGGTTTATTACGTCTAGTTGATTCTTTTACTTGTTCCAGAGAAAATGACCCAGAAGGGTATCAAGATAGCGTCCTGTACTTATTTGAGCATCGACTTGTTGCAGGTATTCCAGTTACTAAACCAAAGCATACGATGGTTGGAGTGAAGTTCAGTTCTATATGGGATTACGATATCTCTTCTTTTAGAGTCGACACATTGCAATCTTCCGTATTGAAACTTACCTTCGATAATGACACAATTTATATTTCGGAAGGAGTGTCATCAAATACAACCAAAGTGCTGGAGAAATGGATTAGTGCGCTTTTGAATATTGAAATGCCAGTTAATTCTACTAATTTTACGTCGACCCTTCCATTGCCCGACTTGGATGATGAGAGCGTCGGTAGCATCAGAAGGTCAGATATCATGGTACGGGCGACAGATGTCAACGATAGCGTCATAGTGAGACGGGGCTTGTATACTCACGAGAAGTCACTAACTCGAAATGCTGAAAGTACTATGATGCGGGCAAGCATTAACTCCATTCTATCTTTGAAACGCAGACATCCAGATGAACTATGTCTCTTTTTTCAAATCGATACTGCTAAAGTACAAGCAGTAGATTATAAAATCCTTGCAAATACTTGCAAGGCAATACTGTGGAAGTTTAACACCGCCAAGGTAGCCCTGGCGGATAGCAATGGTGGAATCGTGACGATGAGTTTATTAAAAGACTTTATACCAATCTTCAGCTCAATTGACCACATACTAAGGCGCCATGAAACAAGAAGAAAACTTTCTCCTAATTTGGTTTACAGACACTTTTACGGCAAAGAAAGGCTTAAAAATGTTGGTGTATGCATCATCTCTAATTCCGCTATGCAATATGGTAAGTCTCTGTTGTTGATGGACTATTCAGCATTCTGCAATATAGGCAAGAAAAGACCAAATGAATTAAAAGTAAAGGTTGGATATTTGAACACAGACTATTCAGACCAGGTATTTGAACTGGTAGAAACTGGTGGGTGGGGTGATGTCCTAGAGGTAGTTTGTTATTCCTTTAATATGGCATTCGGCCAGGACGATTACAGTGATGATGACGAAACTGAAGATTACATCACTGAAGATGATATTACTGACAGCGACAGTATACATGACCAGCAGCCAACTTTTCCAATTGCTAAGAATTCCATTGACACACCAATAATTGCAGATGCTTCATATTTGCTAGATAGTGACAGGGAATCAATAATAGACCCAGATCAATCCGGTTCGGTTCGATCCTTGCAGCTTCAGGCTTATTCTGCAAGTGGTAGCCGCAACTCACCTACGTCTGGATATCTGGGTATATCAACACACCATCCCTTGAGTGCTAGTGGAGCGTGGAGCTCGTTAATAACGGATTTGGATAATGCATTAAACGAGGTTGTAGCCAACACCCCAAGCCCCGCCGTTAGTTCTAACAATAGTGGTGAATACTCATATCTATAG
- the TVP15 gene encoding Tvp15p (Syntenic homolog of Saccharomyces cerevisiae YDR100W (TVP15)) — protein MSENDQKGVKFIRALLVTTGAVATLGFLVQLSEVASEFLAAARACFGLPLSVLLVYLEFRPVPLLQQYASFYYSYMGRALLQLLLAVMLLPAGFFQVCAFTMLFMTGFICAALELSSSAPELPSFRNDGRALSIGAEEDDDMI, from the coding sequence ATGTCTGAGAACGATCAGAAGGGTGTCAAGTTTATCCGGGCGTTACTGGTAACTACGGGAGCTGTCGCAACACTTGGGTTCTTAGTCCAGTTGTCGGAGGTCGCCTCCGAGTTCTTGGCCGCAGCCAGGGCATGTTTCGGCCTTCCACTCTCCGTCCTGCTGGTATACCTCGAATTCCGACCAGTACCATTGCTTCAACAATACGCGTCCTTCTACTATAGTTACATGGGTCGCGCCCTCCTACAACTCCTCCTGGCAGTGATGCTTTTGCCAGCAGGCTTTTTCCAAGTTTGCGCATTTACAATGCTCTTCATGACCGGCTTTATATGCGCGGCACTCGAGTTGAGCTCTTCTGCGCCCGAGCTTCCAAGCTTCCGGAACGATGGGCGGGCTTTGTCGATCGGGGCTGAAGAAGACGACGATATGATCTAA